The nucleotide sequence AATTGTTTTCTTTTTATATTTCTTAATTTATTTTATTATGAAAAATACCCAACTAAGCCTCCTACTATTACTCCGCCTCCAAAAAGACCCATACCAATTGCCGCTTTTTGTGAAATAGCTATTCCTCCAATAATAATTAAAGGTGCAACTCCACCATTTATTTCCATTAATTCTTTTTCATTAATTTCTTTTATCATTTCATTACCTCTTTCTAATTAATATTGTATTTTTTTACAACGATTTATTACTATAATATAAAAAACAATAACAATAATATTTTTAAATTGATTTAGATTTTGTTTGTAAAACACTTACTAAATCCATATTTATATTTAACTTATCCTTTATAGTAATAATATAATCCAACTGCAGCTGCAATAGCTATTCCTGAACCTATTATCATACTTCCTGTAATAACAATACCTCCATCTATTTTCATTAATTCATTTTCATTTAATTCAACAGCATTTTTCATTTAGTTCACCTCACTTTCATCTAATTTACTATATTTATACCACGAAAACAAAAAAATGCAATACCTATTTTTTATTTTTTTTATAAATTTACCATGCAAACGTTCTCATTTAGTACTTAATTTCTTTATTTTTAAAATTTTACAAACAAAAAACACAACATATATAAATATTGTTCAATGCCGTGTTTCAAGTAACTTTTTCTAATCACGATTAAAAATATGTCTTATTTTTTAGTATTTTCCTTATTCTCGAAAATAACACCCTAATCCAATAATTTTCATAAAAAAAAGAACACATATCTTAACCAATTTTAATACATGTTCATCAAAAATTAAGTATATAGTAATAAAATCAATGTATTCAGAGAATTTATATATCAAAAAAAATTTATTAATAAATACATTACTAAAATATAACTACTAGAGATCTTATAATATATTAGAAATAATATTAAAGGGAACTACTTCTAATAACATTAGAAATAATTCCCTTCATAAATTATTTTGATTTTTTCACTGCATATTTCTAGCATCATCAAAAATTTCCCGTTTCATCAAAGAATTTATTCAAAATTTAATTTTTTTAACTGTCTAATTAAATAAATCGGTGCACTAATTTCTAATTTATCACCATTAGTATCAATATTAATATTAACTCTAACGCCTCTATATATATACTGAGGACTTGCCTTCGACTTATATACTAACTCACTATTGCCCCCAAGTACAAATTCATAATCTTTACGTAATAATAATTCTACTATTTTATCTCTATTACGAATATTTCCTATTGTTATATTCTCTTGACGCAAATTTACACTATTAAATCTAGCCCAAGCAATACAAAAAACTATGATAAAAAATAAAAAAATCAGAACAAGTCCAGTATATAATTTTAAATCGTTCACCTTAGCAAAAATTATAACCCCTACTCCCGTACCAGTAAACGCTATAAACCAAAACTTAAAAGTTCTTTTAAAAATATCATCAAACATTACAACACACTCCAATTTTTTCATAATAATTTTAAGTAATAAATATAATTCTACTTATTAATACTTTATAACAAGAAACACAAATCCATAAACACGGCTTAACAATACATGTTTCAGCAAAACTCATCCACCAATATGTTCCAAGCTATTCCTATCATTTTTTAACACACATTCTTTGCATTCTCAAAAATCCCAATTTTACCAAAGAATTTATTCAAAATTTAATTTTTTTAACCTTCTAATAAAATAAACAGGCGCACTGATTTCTAATTTATCACCATTAGCATCAATATTAATATTAACTTTAACGTCTCTATATATATACTGCGGAGATGACTTACACTTGTATACTGACTTACTATCATTTTCAAGTATAAGTTCATAATCCTTTTGCAAAAACTCTACTATCTTATCTCTATTTTTAATGTTCTTTATAGTTGTATCACCTTGTTTCATATTCATACTAATAACTCCAGCCATAAATACACAATATAAAAAGACACCAAACGACGAGATTATAAAAAATCCAGTATATAATTTCAAATTATTTACTTTAGCAAAAATTATAACTCCTATCCCAAAAATAACCATTATTGCAAACAGATATTTAAAAACTTTCATAAATATATTATCAAACACTCTCATATAACTCCTATACTTTCCATAATTTTTATAATAACATTTAAAATGGTCCACTCACAACTGAACCTAACCCTGCTCCAAATAATGTACCCGTATATATATGCTTCACAAATGTTTTACTACTTGTGTCTCCATAATACGTTGTCGCCGCTGCTCCTGTGATACACCCTATAACAAATCCCCAAATACCACCAAATATGCTACCAACTAGACCTCCGCCATTTATATATTGCAATTCTTCATAACTCAATTCCCTCATCATTTTCCTCCTTATAACACTTTGCCTATAATAATTATAACAACATTTTTATCTACACGCTATTTTCATTAACGTTTACGATTTTTTTCACAAAAAATTAGAAATTTATTCCATTTTTTTACTTAGAGTGATTATACTCTCTTTTTTATATCCTGTCAAGAAAAAATAAAAAAATATTGTAATTTTACATATGCAAATGTTTTTATTTCTAAACAAAAATTCTATTTATCTGTGTTTTTTAAATAAAAAATGCAACATATATAAAAAATATTATATTACTGTGTTTTAAGCGATACTTTCTAACTAAAATTAAAAATACGCCTTATTTTTCAGCCTTTACTTATTCTAAAAAATTACAACTTAATTAAATAATATTTATAAAAAAAGAACATATATCTTAACCAATTTTAATATATGTTCATTTTAATTTATTTTCTTATATAATCAACAACATAGTTAAATATTGTTTTTTCTCCATATACAATACTTGTTTCTAGTGTCTTTCCATTTTTTAATTTCAATTCTTTAGTATCTTCTATATTACAAATTAAATAATAATATATTTCATTTTTTATCTCTTGAGGTGAACTTGAAATATACTTCACCTTTCCATGCAGGTAAATATCTTCTTCATTATTGTTGCTTAATATATAATTAACTCTACTATTTAATTTAATTTTATTTATATATCTTTCACTTACATATACTTTTACTTCATATTCATTCTTTTCAGGAACTATATTAGCTAAAGTTTCACCATTTATTGTATCACCTATATTTACTGGTGTTACAACTTCTATTATCCCATCTATTGGAGATTTTATTATTAATTTATCTTTTAATTCTTCGGTTTTGTTAATTTCTAGATTTAAATTGTCTATTTCTTTAATCAATTCATTCTTTTTATTAAGATTAAAATTTTCCAATTGATTTAGAAGCATTTTTTTATTATAAACAGTAGTATCATAATTTCTTTTTGTATCTTCTAAATTATCTTTTGATACACCTCCAAAAGAGTATAATCTTTTATTATCTTTTAATTCTTTTTTAAATTTATGCAAATTTAAATCTTCAGATTTTATCTTTAATTTCAAATTATTTAATTCTAATTCAAAATTTAAAATATTTGAATCCATTTTATAGGATTTACCATCTAAATAATTTAATAAATTTTTATTCTCCTCTAATTTAGTATTTAAAATATCATATTTATAATTTAAAGAGGCATCATCTAATTTCAATAAAATTTCTTCTTTTTTTACCACTTTTCCAGTTTTCATATTATTAAAAACTACTTTGGCATTAACATAATTTTTTATAATACTAATATTATTTTTATTTTGTACAACTCCTATACCCTTTGCTTTTAAATCTATTTTTGCAAAATAACTCCAAACCAATAATGATAAAATAAAAAATATAACTATATATATAAAGTATTTATAAGTATTACTTTTTTTCTCTTCTAAGAACTCTTTACCTACTAATAATTCATCTAATTTATAATTTTTTATTCTCATCTACTCAACCTGCTCTTTCCAATATTTGTAATAATTCCCTTTCAATTCCAATAATTCATTATGATTTCCACTTTCAATTATTTTACCTTTTTCAAACACAAATATTTTATCACATTTTTTTATGGTACTTAATCTATGTGCTATTATTATTGTTGTAATTCCTAAATTTTCTATTACATTTTGAATAGAACTTTCTGTAATGGAATCTAAACTACTAGTTGCTTCGTCTAATATTAAAATATCTGGTTTTTTCAATAGTGCCCTTAATATTGATAATCTTTGTTTTTGACCACCTGATAAATTACTTCCGTTTTCATCAATATAAGAATCAAATCTATAAGGTAAAGAATTTATGAAATCCATCAATTTTAACTTTTCACATAATTCAACTATTTCTTTAATATCTACACTATCATCAACAAATAAATTTTCTTTAATAGATTTATTAAATAAAAATGTTTCTTGAGACACATATGAAATTTTTTCTCTTAAGAAGTAAGTATTTACATCTTTTATATTACTATCACCAAATTTTATTTCTCCACCCTCGTAATCATAATATTTTAGTAATAGTTTTGCTAGTGTTGTTTTCCCACTTCCAGATTCTCCAACTAAAGCTACTTTTTGTTTATTTTTTATTATTAAACTTATATCATCTAGAACTAATTGTCTTGTTCCGTATCTGAATTTTAAATTTTTAATTTCTATATCTTTTTTTAAATCTGATAAATTAGAATCTTTATTAGTTTGTTTATTTTCTAAATCTAAATCAATTATTTCTCCTATTCTATCAGCTGCTACTATTGCCACTTGTATTTGAGATTGTAAATTAATTATTTTTTTTAATGGTTCTAAGAAATATATTAATATACCTATAAATACAAGTAATTCTCCAAATGACATATTTCCTTTTATAACTTGTAAAGCTCCTATCCAAACTATTATATAATTACCTATATTAGATACAACAGAAGATAATAAATTTATTATATTATATAAAACTCCTCTCTCATAACTAGATTTTAAAAACTTAAAAAATTTATATTCTGTTTCATTTTCAGTTTCCATTTCTAAATTATAGGCTTTTATAGTTTCAATCCCATTTAAATTTTCAATTATATTAGAAGTTAATAATGCATTATCTTCTAAAACTTCTTGATTTTTTTTCTTTATATATGTTTTAAAAGTATATACTATAATCATATATATTGTTAATATTATTATAGCAATGAAAAATAGAACTTTATTTAAATTAAATAAAATTATTCCACCAAATATTGAAGTCAATACGTCTATGACTGAAGTAAATGCAGTCTCAGCAATTACTTGTCTAATATTAACCCCATCCGAAAATCTAGAAACTATTTCCCCAATTTTTCTTGTTGAAAAAAACTTTAAAGGCAAATTAAGAACATGCTTATAATATCCTAATAAAATAATATCATCTAATTTTTGGCTTAAAAACAATACCAGTTGATTTCTTATAAATTCAAATATAATTTTAATGAATGTTATAAATACTACTCCTATCATAACTATATGTAAAGTCTTTAATAATTTATCTTTTAAAATATAATCTACTAATATTTTAAAATAAAATGAAGTTGCTATTCCTAAAATTGTATATATGATTGATATTAGTATTATATTATATAATAAAGATTTTTGATTTTTTAAAACTTTTAAAAATTTAAAGAAATTAGTCTGTTTTCCATCCATACTTTTTACATTATCAGTTTTTTCTACTAAAACTAGTATACCTGTCCATTGATTATAAAACTCTTGAATTGAAATTTTTACAACTCCTCTTGCAGGATCAGAAATAATAATTTTATCTTTTGAAATTTTTTGTATAACAACATAATGGAACATACCATTATTTATAACATGAGCTATTGCTGGTAATGGTAATGTTTCATCTATTTTTTTATCTTCTACTCTTACAGCTTTAGCTTTAAAATTAAAATAATTCAAACCTTTAATTAATCCATATATATTTGTTCCTTGTTTATCTGTACCTACGATTTCTCTTAATTTTGCTATCGGATAATTAATCTTATACTGTTTAGCAATAGTTAAAATACATGCTGGTCCACAATCTCTTTCATCATTTTGTAATACACATTTATATCTTTCAAACATAGTTGTTCTCCTTTTATTTACCTAGTACTTTTAAACTGTATCTATTTTAATATTACAACATTTATAACAATTTGTATTTATACGCACATTTTAATATAGTATACCATTAAATTTTTAAAATTCAAATTTTATTTATTTTCAAAAATTTATAAAAAAAGAGATAACCTTTAAGCTATCTCAAATTTACAATATATAGTTTAACTAACATTGAATACATTATTTTTTTAGAAACCTATCTTTCTAAGAATTAAAGTCCATCTTATATATTGATCATAATGATTCTGAAGTCTAATAGCAGCATTTTTATCATAAAAGAAATAACGACCTCCATTTATTTCCATCAATTCATTATTATTTAATTCAACTATTTTTTTCATTTCATATCTCCCAATTTTTTATAATTTAAATTTTACCAACGATACTTATGATACGCATTTGAAAAATAAATACGCATATAAGTTTTCGACATAAAAACTCCTGCATTATAATAGATAAAAAAACCTCCATTTATACCCATTAATTCATTATTATTTAATTCAACTATTTTTTTCATTTCATACCTCCCAATTTTTTATAATTTAAATTTTACCAATTATATCTATGCCAATTACGACTCCAATAATCAATAAAACCATAATACTTACCAACTGCAAAGCCCGCTAATGCTCCTCCAGCCAATCTTTCATATATATTACGCTTACCTCCATCTATTACCATTAATTCATTATCATTTAATTCAACATTTTTTTTCATTTCATACCTCCCAATTTTTTTTATTTACTATAGTATACCTTATAATTTTCAAAATTCAAATTTTATTATACAAATATCTTTAAAATGCGTAATAATATTGTATTATTTTTCGAAAATTTTAACTTTAAACATACTTCTTTTTTTATTCAAAAAGGGAGTTGTAACAACTCCCGTTAAATCATATTTTATTACTAAAATTTATAATTCTTTCTTTTTCAATTTTTTGTAATTCTTTAGCCCAAATACTAAAATCTTTATAGTTTTCTGTTGCTAAAAAATTAATATACTTACCTTTTTCACTTACTGGTATTACAAAAAAATCTAAATTTTCTTGTAAACATTGTTCTATCATAATTATTCTACCAGTTCTGCCATTCCCATCACTAAATGGGTGTATTTTTTCAAAATCAATATGAGACTTGATTATAATTTCAAGTTTTTCATCATTAGATTTTGCTAAATCA is from Oceanivirga salmonicida and encodes:
- a CDS encoding class IIb bacteriocin, lactobin A/cerein 7B family; protein product: MIKEINEKELMEINGGVAPLIIIGGIAISQKAAIGMGLFGGGVIVGGLVGYFS
- a CDS encoding class IIb bacteriocin, lactobin A/cerein 7B family, encoding MKNAVELNENELMKIDGGIVITGSMIIGSGIAIAAAVGLYYYYKG
- a CDS encoding HlyD family secretion protein, which encodes MRIKNYKLDELLVGKEFLEEKKSNTYKYFIYIVIFFILSLLVWSYFAKIDLKAKGIGVVQNKNNISIIKNYVNAKVVFNNMKTGKVVKKEEILLKLDDASLNYKYDILNTKLEENKNLLNYLDGKSYKMDSNILNFELELNNLKLKIKSEDLNLHKFKKELKDNKRLYSFGGVSKDNLEDTKRNYDTTVYNKKMLLNQLENFNLNKKNELIKEIDNLNLEINKTEELKDKLIIKSPIDGIIEVVTPVNIGDTINGETLANIVPEKNEYEVKVYVSERYINKIKLNSRVNYILSNNNEEDIYLHGKVKYISSSPQEIKNEIYYYLICNIEDTKELKLKNGKTLETSIVYGEKTIFNYVVDYIRK
- a CDS encoding peptidase domain-containing ABC transporter, encoding MFERYKCVLQNDERDCGPACILTIAKQYKINYPIAKLREIVGTDKQGTNIYGLIKGLNYFNFKAKAVRVEDKKIDETLPLPAIAHVINNGMFHYVVIQKISKDKIIISDPARGVVKISIQEFYNQWTGILVLVEKTDNVKSMDGKQTNFFKFLKVLKNQKSLLYNIILISIIYTILGIATSFYFKILVDYILKDKLLKTLHIVMIGVVFITFIKIIFEFIRNQLVLFLSQKLDDIILLGYYKHVLNLPLKFFSTRKIGEIVSRFSDGVNIRQVIAETAFTSVIDVLTSIFGGIILFNLNKVLFFIAIIILTIYMIIVYTFKTYIKKKNQEVLEDNALLTSNIIENLNGIETIKAYNLEMETENETEYKFFKFLKSSYERGVLYNIINLLSSVVSNIGNYIIVWIGALQVIKGNMSFGELLVFIGILIYFLEPLKKIINLQSQIQVAIVAADRIGEIIDLDLENKQTNKDSNLSDLKKDIEIKNLKFRYGTRQLVLDDISLIIKNKQKVALVGESGSGKTTLAKLLLKYYDYEGGEIKFGDSNIKDVNTYFLREKISYVSQETFLFNKSIKENLFVDDSVDIKEIVELCEKLKLMDFINSLPYRFDSYIDENGSNLSGGQKQRLSILRALLKKPDILILDEATSSLDSITESSIQNVIENLGITTIIIAHRLSTIKKCDKIFVFEKGKIIESGNHNELLELKGNYYKYWKEQVE
- a CDS encoding bacteriocin class II family protein — encoded protein: MKKNVELNDNELMVIDGGKRNIYERLAGGALAGFAVGKYYGFIDYWSRNWHRYNW